The Sandaracinus amylolyticus genomic interval CGAGGAAGAGGTTCATGCCGAGCTTCTCGATGCCCTTCTTGTCCCAGACCTTGCAGCTCAGGCCGTGGGCCTCGGACTGCGCGCGCGCCGCCTCGGCGAGCGCGGTCGGCGTGAGATCGTTCGGCGGCGCGTTCACGAGGTCGCGCACGAAGTTGATCGTCTCGCCCAGCGCGGTGCCGCGACGAAGCGCGTCCTTCGCGCCGGCTGCGCTCTTCGCGACCGCGATCTTCGCGGTCTCGGTGCGGCGCTTGGGGAGGCGATCGCCGGTCAGATAGCGCGTGTACTTGTAGCTGCCGGTGATGAGCCCCTCGGTCGCGACGCGCACAGCGCGCTCCTCGTCGGGCACGTCCTCGGGCAGCACGAGCGCGACGTGGTGATAGCGGCTCGCCGCCTGCGCGGCCTTCACCGCGATCGAGCGAACGTCGCGCTCCTTGCGCTCGCCGTCGCCGAGACCGAGCACCAGCACGACGGGCGCGCCGAGGCCGCTCACCGTGACTCGGAGCGACTCGCCCGTCTTGCCCGTGAAGTCTTCGCGCTTCGCCGCCGCCGCGAGCGCACCGTCCGTCGCCTTGTCGAGCTGCTTGAAGACGGTGTCCTTGCCGAGTTGACCGGCGCGCACGCCGATGGCGAGGAGATCCGCCTTGATCTTGGTGGGCGCGTCGGTGGTGAGGCTGACCTTCATGATCCTCCGGAGAGCGTGCGGGGCAATCGCCGCGCGGTCCCCCCGGCGCTCGGCGCGCGCGATGGTGCCACGGTGCGCTCGCAGTCTCAAGAGACGAGGGCAGCTGACGGCCGCCATCCCTCCGCCACCGATCCCGCCAGATCGGCTCGCGTTTTCCTTTGTTTTCTCACACCGCGGGAGCGGATCGCGAGTTGCGAAGGAGACGAGCACGCCGCGCGATGGCGGCGAGAGGAGGTCGAATCGAAATGGAGAGCGCCAGCAGCAGGTCGCCGCTCGTCGTCTACACGATCGTGGAGCGCGAGCGCGACGGGAAGAAGTTCTGGGTTCGTATCGGAGCCGCGTTCCGCAACCGCGACGGGAGCCTCAACGCGTTCCTCGATGCGGTGCCGGTGAACGGCACGATGCACATCCGCGAAGCGCGCCCGTGGAACGAGCGCGACGCCGGCGAAGTGCCGCACGACGATCTCGCGGTCGCGGACGCGCTCGCGCAGTGAACGAGAGCACGACTGCCTCGCTCGTCGAGCATGGCAGTCGAGAGTGTCAGTCGAAGAGAAAAGAAAAAGGAGAGTCGGAGTCATGGAAAAGCAGAATCGTTCGATGTTCGGAATGGGCCTCGTGCGCGCGACGATCGCCGCGCTCGCGATCTCCACGCTCGCGGCGACGCCGCATGCCGATGCGCAGCGACGTCAGGTCGCGACCGCGCAGACCAGCGCCTCGCGCGCGCCTGCCGCTGCGCCCGCGACGGCGAGCGCCGAGGGGGTGGTGAACATCCAGACCGCGAGCGTCGAGGAGCTGCAGCGGCTGCCCGGCATCGGGCCCTCGAAGGCACAGGCGATCGTCGCGTTCCGCGAGCGCACAGCGTTCCGCCGCGTCGAGGACATCTTGCGCGTGCGCGGCATCGGTCGCGCGACCTTCCGCCGCCTGCGCCCGATGATCACGGTCACCGGCCCCACCACGCTGACGCAGGACGTGCGCTCGCCGCGTCGCGCGCAGTCGTCCGAGGACGCCGCGGACGCGGAGAGCGAGTCGGAGCCCGACGGCGAGGAGTGACGGAGTCAGCCCGCGGATCGCGAGGCTCGGCGCGTGCCGGGGCTCGCGGTCCGCGCGTCCGTCGTCGCGGCGCGCGCGGGCTCGAGCGCCGCGAGGATCGGCGCGATCGCGTCGCGCTTGAGCTTGAGCGCGGCGCGGTTCGCGACGACCACCGAGGACACGTCGCAGATGGTCTCGAACGTCACGAGCCCGTTCTGACGCAGCGTCTCGCCGCTCTCGACGAGATCGACGATGACGTCGGCGAGCCCCGTGATCGGCGCGAGCTCGACCGAGCCCTGCACGAAGATGATCTCGACCGGGATCCCACGACGCGCGTAGTGCGCGGCCGCGATGTTCGGGAACTTCGTCGCGACGCGCAGCGTACGCGGCGGGGCAGGGCGGTCGGGCAGCCCCGCGACCATCATGCGGCAGCGGCCGATCCCGAGATCGACGGGCGCGTAGAGGTCGTACTCGCGCTCGAGCAGCACGTCGCGACCGACGACGCCGAGATCCGCGGCGCCGTACTCGACGTAGGTCGGCACGTCGTCCGGCTTGAGCAGGAGGAACGACACGCCCGCCTCGCGATCCTCGCGCATCAGCGTGCGATCGTCGGCGAGCAGCGCCTCGCGACGCACGCCGACCTTCTCGAGCAGATCGGCGAGCGGCTTCAGGATGCGGCCCTTCGGGACCGCGATGGTGACGCCGCGGCCGCCCAGGGCGCGCAGCGTCGGACGCTTCTCAGGCACTGCCCTTGACCCTCTCGATGTCGGCGCCGAGCGCGCGCAGCTTCTCTTCGATGCGCTCGTAGCCGCGATCGATGTGATAGACGCGCAGCACCTCGGTCTCACCATCGGCGACGAGCCCGGCGAGCACGAGCGACGCGCTCGCGCGCAGATCGGTCGCCATCACGCGCGCGCCCTGCAGCTTCGAGGGCCCGTGCACGAACGCCGAGCGCCCACGGATGTCGATCCGCGCGCCCATGCGCACCAGCTCGGGCACGTGCATGAAGCGGTTCTCGAAGATCGTCTCGGTGATGACGCTCGAGCCGTTCGCCATGCACATCAGCAACATGAACTGCGCCTGCATGTCGGTCGGGAACCCGGGGTGCGGCTCGGTCGTGACGTCGACCGGCTTGAACGGCGGCCTGCCCACCACGCGGATCCCGCCCGCCTCGCGCTCCACGACGATGCCCGCCGATCGCATCTTCGCGCAGAGCGCCTCGATGTGATCGAACGTGATCCCCTCGAGCAGCACGTTCCCGCCGGTGACGGCGGCCCCGACCATGTACGTGCCCGCCTCGATGCGGTCCGCGATGATCGCGTGATCGACCGGGTGGAGCTCGTCCTTGCCCTCGATCGTGATCACGTCGGTGCCCGCCCCCTCGACGCTCGCGCCCATCTTGTTGAGCACGCACGCGAGCTCTTCGACCTCGGGCTCGCGCGCCGCGTTCGCGAGGCGCGTGCGGCCCTTCGCGAGCACGGCCGCGCACATGAGGTTCTCGGTGCCCGTGACGGTCGGGATGTCGAGGTGGATCTCCGCGCCCTTGAGGCGTCCGCTCGGCACCGTGACGTTCACGTAGCCGTGCGAGAGATCGATCTCGGCGCCCATCGCCTCGAGGCCCTTGAGGTGCTGATCGATCGGGCGCGCACCGATCGCGCATCCGCCCGGCAGCGACACGCGCGCACGGCCGTAGCGCGCGACCAGCGGGCCAAGGACGAGCACCGACGCGCGCATCTGCTTCACGAGCTCGTACGGCGCGTCGGGCTCGAGCACCGGCTTCGCGCGCACGGTGACGACCGGGGGATTCACGTCGACCTCGAGCCCCATGTGCTCGAGCAGCTTCGCCGTCGTGACGATGTCGCGCAGGTCGGGGACGTTGCGGAAGACGTGCTCGCCATCGGCGAGCAGCGCGGAGCAGAGGATGGGCAGCGCGGCGTTCTTCGCACCGCTCACGCGGAGCGTGCCGCGCAGCGGCGTGCCTCCGCGCACCTTGATGTTGTCCACGGTGCGGCTCCTCCGGTGAGGCCCACGATGGGCCGGGCTCCATGTAGCAACGCCGCGACGGGGCGAGCAACATTCCTCACGCGCGCGCCTTTGTTTTCTCAAGCGAGCGCGAGCCCGAGCAGGAACGAGCCGAACCCGAGGATCCACACCGTTCCCCACACGCGCGCTTGGGCGGCGACGAGCCGATCTTCCTCGTCGATCGCGCGGGTCACGAACGCGAGCGCGGCCACGATCCACGTCGCGAGGCCGAGCAGCGCGACCAATCCCCAGAACGGCGAAGGACGCGGGACGTCGCGCAACAGCTCGAGGTGCGCGGCGCGTCGCTCCGCCTCGCTCCGACCGGCGTCGACCGGGGGCGGCGGCAGCGCGGCCATCAGCGTCGCGATGTGCTCGTCGGCGCGCTCGAGGCGCTCCGCGTGAGGCACGTAGAAGCTCCGCGCGCCGAGGATCGCACCGCGCACCGAGCGCCACGCCGCGAGCGCGAGATCGCGATCCCCCGCGGCCTCTGCGCCTCGCGCGATCTCCGCGAGGCGATCGAGCGCGTCGGTCGAGTACGGATTGCCCGGCGCGTACCACCGCGCTGCGCGACGGTAGTGCGCGACCGAGGCATCGACGTCGCCGCGCTCGCGCAGTCGATCCGCCTCGACGAGCTCGGCGCGCGACGCGGTCACCACGCGCACGGCGAGCACCAGCAGCAGCACGCCCGCGATCCCGACCGCGCGTGCGATGCGCCGCGCCCAGCGCCCGTCTTCGCGCGCCGGCGCGGTCAAAGGAAGTCGCGCCTCCGGAACACCACGCACGCCATCACGATCAGGATCGCCGCGTAGAGCACGCCGTAGCCCATCGCCGACGCGACGTACTCGACGGGTCCGCCCGAGCCCTCGACGTGCTCGGTGAGCGCGCGATGCGGCGGCACGAAGAGGTTCAGGTTGGGCACCACCCACGCGAGCCCGTGCAGCAGATCGCGCACGCTCTCGGGCAGCACGTTGCTGCGCATCGTCGCCATCTCGTCGGCGGAGCGACCGACGAGCCACACCCCGACGGTCAGCACGCCCGTGAGGAACGGCGTCGAGAAGCTCGAGAAGAAGAGCGCCACCGCCGCCACGACGAGCACCTCGCCCACGTCGAGCGTGAGCGCCGCGAGCGTCGGTCCGACCGCGACGCCCGCGCTCTGCGCGACGCCCGCCGACGCCGCGAGCGCGACGAGCGAGAACGGCACGAGCACGCTCGTGCGATCCTTCGCCTTCCACAGCGCGAGCCCGAGCGCGATGCCGAGCACCACGGGCTCGACCACGAGCCACATCGCCGACGCGCCCGCCTGGATC includes:
- a CDS encoding ComEA family DNA-binding protein, whose protein sequence is MSVEEKRKRRVGVMEKQNRSMFGMGLVRATIAALAISTLAATPHADAQRRQVATAQTSASRAPAAAPATASAEGVVNIQTASVEELQRLPGIGPSKAQAIVAFRERTAFRRVEDILRVRGIGRATFRRLRPMITVTGPTTLTQDVRSPRRAQSSEDAADAESESEPDGEE
- a CDS encoding ABC transporter permease; translated protein: MGRVWAIAINTFREAVRDRVLYGVLGFATALLLFTLALAELSLDQQERVVRDLGLASISLFSVVVAIFLGSSLLYKEIERKTLYVILPKPIRRHEFLIGKYAGIALTAIVFVAIMGAMQLWLAAIQAGASAMWLVVEPVVLGIALGLALWKAKDRTSVLVPFSLVALAASAGVAQSAGVAVGPTLAALTLDVGEVLVVAAVALFFSSFSTPFLTGVLTVGVWLVGRSADEMATMRSNVLPESVRDLLHGLAWVVPNLNLFVPPHRALTEHVEGSGGPVEYVASAMGYGVLYAAILIVMACVVFRRRDFL
- the hisG gene encoding ATP phosphoribosyltransferase gives rise to the protein MGGRGVTIAVPKGRILKPLADLLEKVGVRREALLADDRTLMREDREAGVSFLLLKPDDVPTYVEYGAADLGVVGRDVLLEREYDLYAPVDLGIGRCRMMVAGLPDRPAPPRTLRVATKFPNIAAAHYARRGIPVEIIFVQGSVELAPITGLADVIVDLVESGETLRQNGLVTFETICDVSSVVVANRAALKLKRDAIAPILAALEPARAATTDARTASPGTRRASRSAG
- the murA gene encoding UDP-N-acetylglucosamine 1-carboxyvinyltransferase is translated as MDNIKVRGGTPLRGTLRVSGAKNAALPILCSALLADGEHVFRNVPDLRDIVTTAKLLEHMGLEVDVNPPVVTVRAKPVLEPDAPYELVKQMRASVLVLGPLVARYGRARVSLPGGCAIGARPIDQHLKGLEAMGAEIDLSHGYVNVTVPSGRLKGAEIHLDIPTVTGTENLMCAAVLAKGRTRLANAAREPEVEELACVLNKMGASVEGAGTDVITIEGKDELHPVDHAIIADRIEAGTYMVGAAVTGGNVLLEGITFDHIEALCAKMRSAGIVVEREAGGIRVVGRPPFKPVDVTTEPHPGFPTDMQAQFMLLMCMANGSSVITETIFENRFMHVPELVRMGARIDIRGRSAFVHGPSKLQGARVMATDLRASASLVLAGLVADGETEVLRVYHIDRGYERIEEKLRALGADIERVKGSA